The Dictyoglomus sp. NZ13-RE01 genome has a segment encoding these proteins:
- a CDS encoding beta-galactosidase: MINPKLPQIWYGGDYNPEQWPKEVWDEDVRLFRLANINIATVNVFSWSLIQPAEDKYDFSMLDEIIDKLWKNGIYICLATSTASQPHWMSVKYPEVLPVDINGLKRSHGGRVNFCPNSEVYRHFAVKLVEKLAERYANHPALLIWHIANEYGTYCYCENCERKFREWLKNRYKTLEELNKRWYTSFWGQTYYDWNEIPVPTLRNVLFHHWLTGKLSTVAQGLVLDYYRFMSESILECYKLEYDAVKKYNPNIPVTTNLMGTFKPLNYFEWAKYMDVVSWDNYPFVNDDYISVAFRHSLMRGLKQGMPFMLMEQTPSQTNWHPYCYIKRPKVMRLMSYQAVAHGADTVMFFQLRQSRGGPEKFHGAVISHAGHENTRVFQEVKELGEELKNLGDTLLDSRVKAQTAVLFDWENWWALENAQGPSTAISYVDGTEKYFRALHENQLGVDVIGVEDNFEKYKIIVAPLLYMTKEEWVKKIEDFVKNGGIFITTTLSGLVDENDLVILGGYPGLLRRLLGIWVEEFDALPPEVCNEIVIEDEYRKYFPKDYYTCNIVFDVIHLEGANSIGYYKKDYYQGKPVVTLNKFGNGYAYYIGSMPDNEFLKDFIKFVSERHGVKPLFENIPYGVEITQRVKDNITYTFVLNHSDEKRRINIGNKKIDLLSNKVYEGEIELNPRDVLILKEE; encoded by the coding sequence ATGATTAATCCTAAACTGCCTCAGATTTGGTATGGAGGAGATTATAATCCTGAGCAGTGGCCTAAAGAGGTATGGGATGAGGATGTTAGATTATTTAGGCTTGCCAATATAAATATAGCAACAGTTAATGTTTTTAGCTGGTCATTAATACAACCTGCTGAAGATAAATATGACTTCTCTATGCTTGACGAGATAATAGATAAGCTTTGGAAGAATGGTATTTATATATGTCTTGCTACTTCTACAGCATCACAGCCCCATTGGATGTCTGTAAAATACCCTGAAGTTCTTCCTGTTGATATAAATGGATTGAAAAGGTCCCATGGAGGAAGAGTAAACTTCTGTCCCAATAGTGAAGTATATAGACATTTTGCAGTAAAATTAGTGGAGAAGCTGGCGGAAAGGTATGCCAATCATCCTGCTCTTCTTATTTGGCATATAGCAAACGAATATGGCACTTATTGTTATTGTGAAAATTGCGAGAGAAAGTTTAGAGAGTGGCTAAAAAATAGATATAAAACCTTAGAAGAGTTAAATAAGAGATGGTATACCTCTTTCTGGGGACAGACCTATTATGATTGGAATGAGATTCCTGTTCCAACTTTGAGAAATGTACTTTTCCATCATTGGTTAACAGGGAAATTGTCTACTGTAGCTCAGGGATTGGTATTAGACTATTATAGATTTATGTCAGAAAGTATTTTGGAATGTTACAAATTAGAGTATGACGCAGTAAAAAAATATAATCCTAATATTCCTGTAACAACAAATCTAATGGGAACCTTTAAGCCTCTTAATTATTTTGAATGGGCAAAGTATATGGATGTGGTTTCTTGGGATAATTATCCTTTTGTAAATGATGATTATATAAGTGTTGCTTTTAGGCATTCTCTAATGAGAGGATTAAAACAAGGAATGCCTTTTATGTTGATGGAACAGACACCAAGCCAGACAAATTGGCATCCCTACTGTTATATTAAAAGACCAAAAGTTATGAGACTTATGAGTTATCAGGCAGTAGCTCATGGAGCAGATACTGTTATGTTTTTCCAATTGAGACAGTCAAGGGGTGGTCCTGAAAAGTTTCATGGGGCAGTTATATCCCATGCAGGGCATGAGAATACGAGAGTATTTCAGGAAGTAAAAGAATTGGGAGAGGAATTAAAGAATTTAGGGGATACTCTTCTTGATAGTAGAGTAAAAGCTCAAACTGCAGTCCTATTTGATTGGGAGAATTGGTGGGCTTTAGAGAATGCTCAAGGTCCAAGTACAGCTATAAGCTATGTGGATGGAACTGAGAAATACTTCCGTGCATTACATGAGAATCAATTAGGTGTGGATGTTATTGGTGTTGAGGATAATTTTGAGAAGTATAAGATTATAGTTGCTCCTCTTCTATATATGACAAAGGAGGAATGGGTAAAGAAGATAGAAGATTTTGTTAAGAATGGTGGTATATTTATCACCACAACCTTAAGTGGGCTTGTAGATGAAAATGATTTAGTAATTTTGGGAGGATATCCAGGACTTTTAAGAAGGCTTTTGGGAATTTGGGTGGAGGAGTTTGATGCTCTACCTCCTGAGGTATGTAATGAGATAGTAATTGAGGATGAGTATAGAAAATATTTCCCAAAGGATTATTATACCTGTAATATTGTTTTTGATGTAATTCACTTGGAAGGAGCAAACTCTATAGGTTATTATAAAAAAGACTACTATCAGGGAAAACCTGTAGTAACTTTAAATAAATTTGGTAATGGATATGCATACTATATTGGCTCAATGCCTGATAATGAGTTTTTGAAGGATTTTATCAAGTTTGTATCAGAAAGACATGGAGTAAAGCCTCTATTTGAAAACATCCCTTATGGAGTTGAGATTACTCAAAGGGTTAAGGACAATATTACATATACCTTTGTATTAAATCATTCTGATGAGAAACGTAGAATAAATATTGGTAATAAAAAGATAGACTTACTGAGCAATAAGGTGTACGAGGGAGAAATTGAGCTAAATCCAAGAGATGTATTAATTTTAAAAGAGGAGTAG